The Stratiformator vulcanicus genome has a segment encoding these proteins:
- the bioB gene encoding biotin synthase BioB: protein MTAQLTETWGDIAARALEGRKPSRDEALQILRADDDAVPALVAACYEVRREYFGRQVQLYYLKNAKSGLCPEDCGYCSQAIDSSADISKYTMLNEAKLMEGARAAAASNARTYCIVASGRGPSNREVDHVANTVTKIKDELGLHVCCCLGILKPEQALKLKAAGVDRINHNLNTSRRFTPEIVTTHSYDDRLDTLRIAREAGMELCSGMIVGMGESDEDLVDVAFELRELDVTSIPINFLIPIDGATIESSTELTPRDCLRALCLFRLTNPRSELRIAGGREVHLRSLQAMSLYVANSMFVSDYLTTPGQAAQEDFKIIDDLGFELVYPEGKPGDASEATGRQACETSCRA from the coding sequence ATGACGGCACAACTGACGGAAACTTGGGGCGATATCGCTGCGCGTGCTCTAGAGGGCCGAAAGCCTTCTCGCGATGAAGCGTTACAGATATTGCGAGCTGACGATGACGCGGTCCCGGCTCTGGTCGCCGCGTGTTACGAAGTACGTCGCGAGTACTTCGGCCGGCAGGTGCAGTTGTATTACCTCAAAAATGCCAAGAGCGGATTGTGTCCGGAGGACTGCGGCTACTGCTCTCAGGCGATCGATTCCTCGGCCGACATCAGCAAGTACACGATGCTGAACGAGGCGAAGCTGATGGAAGGGGCTCGCGCGGCGGCCGCTTCGAATGCGCGGACATACTGCATCGTGGCGTCGGGGCGCGGGCCGTCGAATCGCGAAGTCGACCACGTCGCCAATACTGTCACTAAGATCAAAGACGAGCTCGGGCTGCATGTGTGCTGCTGCCTCGGCATCCTCAAGCCCGAGCAAGCCCTGAAATTGAAGGCCGCGGGCGTCGATCGCATCAATCACAATCTCAATACCAGCCGACGTTTCACCCCTGAAATCGTGACCACCCACAGCTATGACGACCGCCTCGACACGCTGCGGATCGCGCGGGAAGCCGGCATGGAGCTGTGTTCCGGCATGATTGTTGGAATGGGAGAATCGGACGAAGACCTCGTCGACGTGGCGTTCGAATTACGAGAACTCGACGTCACCTCGATTCCGATCAACTTCCTGATTCCGATCGACGGGGCGACGATCGAATCGTCGACCGAGCTGACGCCACGCGACTGCCTGCGGGCACTCTGTCTGTTTCGCCTCACCAATCCCCGTTCGGAACTCCGCATCGCCGGTGGTCGCGAGGTGCACTTGAGGTCCCTGCAGGCGATGTCGCTCTACGTCGCAAATTCGATGTTCGTCAGTGATTACCTGACGACGCCGGGGCAGGCGGCGCAGGAAGACTTCAAGATCATCGATGACCTCGGCTTCGAACTGGTTTACCCGGAAGGGAAACCGGGAGACGCATCGGAAGCTACCGGCAGGCAAGCGTGCGAAACTTCCTGCCGAGCGTGA
- a CDS encoding flavodoxin family protein translates to MNDKQRALCKAHDYDFSDLSAVLINCTLKPSGQLSHTEALLDVPKSIMEANQVNVTVVRAVDFDLPPGVYPDMTEHGFGKDDWPELRKRVMAAEVLVLGTPIWLGEESSVCRRLIERLYGESGDLNAQGQYIYYGKVAGTIITGNEDGVKHCAMSILYALQHLGYTIPPQADAGWIGEAGPGASYADDGSGGPENDFTQRNATFMTWNLMHMARLLKDAGGIPAHGNQRSEWDAGCRFDHPNPDYR, encoded by the coding sequence ATGAACGACAAGCAACGAGCACTGTGCAAAGCGCACGATTACGACTTCTCCGATCTCTCGGCGGTCTTGATCAATTGCACGCTCAAGCCGAGCGGGCAGTTGTCTCACACTGAGGCGTTGCTCGACGTCCCGAAGTCGATCATGGAGGCCAATCAGGTCAATGTGACGGTCGTCCGAGCCGTCGATTTCGATCTGCCCCCTGGCGTTTATCCCGACATGACGGAGCATGGCTTCGGCAAAGACGATTGGCCTGAACTTCGTAAGCGAGTGATGGCCGCCGAGGTTCTCGTCCTCGGCACGCCGATCTGGCTCGGCGAAGAAAGTTCGGTCTGTCGCCGCTTGATCGAGCGGCTCTATGGTGAATCGGGCGATCTGAATGCGCAGGGACAATACATCTACTACGGCAAGGTGGCGGGCACGATCATCACCGGCAACGAGGACGGAGTGAAGCACTGCGCGATGTCGATTTTGTACGCACTACAGCACCTCGGCTACACGATTCCGCCACAGGCTGATGCGGGGTGGATCGGTGAAGCCGGGCCGGGTGCTTCCTATGCGGACGATGGTTCCGGTGGTCCCGAAAACGACTTCACGCAGCGGAACGCGACCTTCATGACGTGGAATCTGATGCACATGGCCCGACTCCTCAAAGATGCCGGAGGAATCCCCGCACATGGAAATCAGCGGAGCGAGTGGGATGCGGGATGCCGGTTCGATCATCCCAATCCCGACTATCGCTGA
- a CDS encoding CBS domain-containing protein, whose amino-acid sequence MSKLPGRLGRLAARDVMTTEVIALREDSTIADAIAILKQHHITGAPVVSPDEHKLVGIFSTSDVVEPSSTVMVDPRHTGRTTWALLEKAGISTFTDDDHELLVRDRMTRTVASVQERAPIVDCARMMCQGHWHRLPVLDVNGRLIGIVSTMDLLAAMVHAADEDA is encoded by the coding sequence ATGAGTAAGCTTCCCGGACGACTCGGACGACTTGCAGCCCGCGATGTCATGACGACAGAAGTCATCGCGCTCCGAGAAGACTCCACGATCGCCGATGCGATCGCCATTCTGAAGCAACACCACATTACGGGTGCGCCGGTCGTCTCACCGGATGAGCACAAGTTGGTCGGCATATTCTCGACGAGCGACGTCGTCGAGCCGTCGAGTACCGTAATGGTCGACCCGCGGCACACCGGCCGCACGACATGGGCGCTGCTTGAGAAAGCAGGCATCAGCACTTTCACTGACGATGACCATGAGTTGCTCGTCCGCGACCGCATGACCCGCACGGTTGCCTCAGTTCAAGAACGGGCTCCGATCGTCGATTGTGCCCGCATGATGTGTCAGGGACATTGGCATCGTCTGCCGGTCCTCGATGTGAACGGCCGATTGATCGGCATCGTCTCTACCATGGACCTCCTCGCCGCAATGGTTCATGCCGCGGACGAAGACGCTTAG
- a CDS encoding glycine--tRNA ligase, translating to MSKPSMEKIVALCKRRGLIFQDSEIYGGQNGFWDYGPLGVLLKRNVREAWWHDMVGSHDELEAPAGAPSPFDMVGVETSIIMHPQVWKCSGHYDLFHDFMVDCRETKSRYRFDHVVGQFATAKHAKEDDAEPVTLFITVAGDSDDTGDALITRACEVFGLKKKKADRIEWSGSITPLSNAVELPEFSWDTTVGPEASKPGTLTEPREFNLMFKTTLGALGGDADAAFLRPETAQGIFVNFKNVLDSSRVKIPFGVAQVGKSFRNEITPRNFTFRSREFEQMEIEFFCHPNQSSDWYQYWRERRFAWYKGLGISEENLILREHHKEELAHYSVGTADIEYAFPFLDDGEYGELEGVAHRGDFDLRSHTEGKLVNKGGELVVEEGEDGKPKYRGSGKDLSYFDDQSRERFIPHVIEPSAGADRATLAFICEAYYEDEQPDDKGNMQSRTVMRFHPRIAPIKVAVLPLIKKEGMPEKAAEIYRGFKKAGIEAFYDQQGAIGRRYRRQDEAGTPFCVTIDGETASDGKVTLRDRDSLEQSRIAVDEIVAAISEKVRG from the coding sequence ATGTCTAAGCCCTCGATGGAAAAGATCGTCGCCCTCTGCAAACGGCGGGGCCTGATCTTTCAAGACTCGGAAATCTACGGCGGCCAGAACGGCTTTTGGGATTACGGCCCGCTCGGCGTGCTGCTGAAGCGAAATGTTCGCGAGGCGTGGTGGCACGACATGGTCGGCAGCCACGACGAGTTGGAAGCACCCGCCGGTGCGCCGTCGCCCTTCGACATGGTGGGTGTCGAAACCTCGATCATCATGCACCCGCAGGTCTGGAAGTGCAGCGGCCACTACGACCTGTTTCACGACTTTATGGTCGATTGTCGAGAGACCAAGAGCCGCTATCGCTTCGACCATGTCGTCGGTCAATTTGCGACTGCGAAGCACGCGAAAGAAGACGATGCCGAGCCGGTGACACTCTTCATAACAGTGGCGGGCGACTCGGATGACACCGGCGACGCTCTGATTACGCGGGCCTGTGAGGTCTTCGGTCTGAAGAAAAAGAAGGCCGATCGCATCGAGTGGAGCGGTTCGATCACACCGCTGAGTAATGCCGTCGAGCTTCCGGAGTTCTCTTGGGACACGACGGTCGGTCCCGAAGCATCCAAGCCGGGCACGTTGACGGAACCCCGCGAGTTCAACTTGATGTTCAAGACGACGCTCGGCGCCTTGGGTGGCGACGCCGACGCGGCATTCCTTCGTCCGGAAACGGCGCAGGGCATCTTCGTCAACTTTAAGAACGTGCTCGACAGCAGCCGGGTGAAAATCCCCTTTGGCGTCGCGCAAGTCGGCAAGAGCTTCCGCAACGAGATCACGCCGCGGAACTTCACGTTCCGCTCCCGCGAATTCGAACAGATGGAAATCGAGTTCTTCTGCCATCCCAACCAGTCGTCTGACTGGTACCAGTACTGGCGCGAACGCCGATTCGCCTGGTACAAGGGCCTCGGCATCTCGGAGGAGAACCTGATTCTGCGGGAGCACCACAAAGAGGAACTGGCGCACTACTCAGTCGGCACGGCTGATATCGAGTACGCATTTCCGTTTCTTGATGACGGCGAGTACGGCGAATTGGAAGGCGTGGCTCACCGCGGCGACTTTGATCTGCGTTCTCATACGGAAGGCAAGCTCGTCAACAAGGGCGGCGAACTCGTCGTTGAAGAGGGTGAGGATGGCAAGCCGAAGTATCGCGGCAGCGGCAAGGACCTTTCATATTTCGATGATCAGTCACGCGAGAGGTTCATCCCGCATGTGATTGAACCCTCCGCCGGTGCGGACCGGGCGACATTGGCGTTCATTTGCGAGGCCTACTACGAGGACGAGCAGCCGGACGACAAAGGTAACATGCAGTCGCGGACGGTGATGCGATTTCACCCGCGGATTGCCCCGATCAAAGTCGCGGTCCTGCCTCTGATCAAGAAAGAAGGCATGCCGGAGAAAGCTGCGGAGATCTATCGTGGTTTCAAAAAGGCCGGCATTGAGGCCTTTTATGATCAGCAGGGCGCGATCGGCCGCCGCTACCGTCGGCAGGACGAAGCCGGAACGCCCTTCTGCGTGACGATCGACGGCGAGACCGCCTCGGATGGCAAAGTCACGCTCCGCGATCGCGATTCCTTGGAGCAAAGCCGCATAGCCGTCGACGAGATTGTCGCTGCGATTTCGGAGAAAGTTCGCGGATGA
- a CDS encoding polyprenol monophosphomannose synthase translates to MKVGRLDESQRTESDAAATTPNSRRLLVTVCTYNERENLAKLIEGVSKAAPDADILVLDDLSPDGTGELADELKNSYPRLNVIHRGGTRGLGRAMVEGFQFGIKQGYDLLVNLDADLSHDPAAIPSLVAAIDEADVVIGSRYVPGGEIRGWGPRRHFMSRGINFYSRVALGLSSRDISGSFRCYRVSTLAKIDFDQIISHGYAFMEEIIFRCRQTGARIVERPIIFLDREEGESKINLAECCRAVVNIATLCLERRKTQRKSTAKDSPAEVPSDPSVTTVKS, encoded by the coding sequence ATGAAGGTCGGTCGATTGGACGAGTCACAACGTACAGAGAGTGACGCAGCCGCGACCACGCCAAATTCGCGACGTCTCCTCGTCACAGTCTGCACGTACAACGAGCGAGAGAACTTAGCGAAATTGATCGAAGGGGTCAGTAAAGCCGCACCCGATGCGGATATCCTGGTGCTCGACGATCTTTCTCCCGACGGTACCGGCGAACTGGCCGACGAACTTAAAAATAGTTATCCGCGACTTAATGTGATTCACCGTGGCGGCACGCGGGGACTCGGTCGCGCGATGGTCGAGGGATTTCAATTCGGCATCAAACAGGGTTACGACTTGCTCGTGAATCTTGATGCCGACCTCAGTCACGACCCGGCAGCGATCCCGAGCCTTGTCGCCGCAATCGACGAAGCAGATGTCGTGATCGGCTCGCGTTACGTGCCGGGCGGCGAGATTCGGGGGTGGGGACCGCGTCGACATTTCATGAGCCGCGGAATTAATTTCTATTCCCGCGTCGCCCTCGGCTTGTCGTCACGCGATATCAGCGGTTCATTTCGGTGCTATCGCGTCAGCACGCTCGCGAAAATCGACTTCGACCAAATCATCTCGCACGGCTACGCCTTCATGGAAGAGATCATTTTCCGCTGTCGGCAGACCGGAGCGAGGATCGTTGAACGACCGATCATTTTTCTCGATCGCGAAGAAGGTGAGTCGAAGATCAATTTGGCCGAGTGCTGCCGCGCCGTGGTAAACATCGCGACGCTTTGCTTGGAACGCCGCAAGACGCAGCGCAAGTCGACCGCCAAAGATTCGCCGGCCGAGGTGCCTTCGGATCCCTCGGTCACGACCGTGAAGTCTTGA
- a CDS encoding terpene cyclase/mutase family protein, which translates to MDFSHRRIDRLTLPDADSATMSVATDQSDRLTTGIEKASEWLLAQQNGDGHWCAELEGDSILESEFFLLLTYLGQQQTDLGRRLANELRFRQADHGGWAIYPNGPVDVSASVKAYFALKIAGDSPDAPHMRRAVTAIRDAGGAERVNSFTRYYLALLGAIAYQQCPAVPPELVLVPSWCPFNLYEMSAWSRTIVVPLSLLWAFQPVRELAPEFHIRELFLRSPEELPTCMPPDLVDERGGRDFWKSFFGRVDSTYKFCDRLRFRPLRAWAVRRAERWLLERFEDSDGLGAIFPPIIWSIVGLKCLGYKDDSPEVSSQFHELERLCITEDDRTRLEPCRSPVWDTAIASLGLREAGIEPTAEPLRTASKWLLDREVRRFGDWAMRSEAVEPGGWCFEYRNAFYPDVDDTAMVLMALLRSLPIDSDAEWTAELLLDTTQPDEIADRLIVSAQDVQPQEAARNIDAVVPRLAAMKRGLRWLLAMQSKDGGWGAFDRDNVRHLFTKVPFADHNAMIDPSTADLTGRLLEMFGMFGVPKEHPAVRRAIRFVLDQQEPDGSWFGRWGVNYIYGTWQALVGLHAIGFQPDHPAMRRGAQWLIDYQQADGGWGESVASYSDKEWRGRGVTTASQTAWALMGLMAAGQSDSIAVRDGINYLVETQNAEGVWDEAEFTGTGFPKVFYLKYHYYRAYFPLMALGRYRRLTRQEEFKPTC; encoded by the coding sequence ATGGATTTCTCGCACCGACGGATCGACCGATTGACGTTGCCGGACGCTGACTCGGCGACGATGTCGGTCGCGACCGACCAATCGGACCGGCTAACCACTGGCATCGAGAAAGCCAGTGAATGGCTGCTCGCTCAACAAAACGGTGACGGGCACTGGTGCGCGGAACTCGAAGGGGACTCGATCCTCGAATCCGAGTTCTTTCTACTGCTGACCTATTTGGGTCAGCAGCAGACTGATCTGGGGCGGCGTCTCGCAAACGAGTTACGGTTTCGGCAGGCAGACCACGGCGGCTGGGCCATTTACCCGAACGGACCTGTCGACGTCAGTGCGTCGGTCAAAGCGTACTTCGCGCTCAAGATCGCCGGCGACTCGCCCGATGCCCCGCATATGCGTCGCGCGGTCACCGCGATCCGCGATGCCGGGGGCGCAGAGCGGGTCAATAGTTTTACGAGGTACTACCTCGCGTTACTCGGCGCGATCGCCTATCAGCAATGCCCGGCCGTTCCGCCGGAACTCGTGCTGGTGCCCAGTTGGTGCCCGTTCAACCTCTACGAAATGTCGGCGTGGTCGCGGACCATCGTTGTTCCGCTGAGCCTGTTGTGGGCTTTCCAACCGGTCCGCGAACTGGCTCCAGAATTTCATATCCGCGAGCTATTTCTTCGATCGCCCGAGGAGCTACCGACCTGCATGCCGCCCGATTTGGTCGACGAGCGCGGTGGGCGGGACTTTTGGAAATCGTTTTTTGGGAGGGTCGATTCGACCTACAAGTTCTGTGATCGGCTTCGATTCCGCCCGCTCAGAGCATGGGCGGTCCGGCGCGCGGAGCGCTGGCTGCTTGAGCGATTCGAGGACAGCGACGGTCTCGGGGCAATTTTCCCACCGATCATCTGGAGCATCGTCGGCCTGAAATGCCTCGGATACAAAGACGATTCTCCTGAGGTCTCGTCCCAATTTCACGAATTGGAACGACTTTGCATCACCGAGGATGATCGAACCCGGCTCGAACCGTGTCGTTCTCCGGTGTGGGATACGGCGATCGCTTCGCTCGGTTTGCGAGAGGCAGGGATCGAGCCGACAGCAGAGCCACTACGAACCGCTTCGAAATGGTTGCTCGACCGCGAGGTTCGCCGGTTCGGCGACTGGGCCATGCGTTCGGAAGCCGTGGAGCCGGGTGGTTGGTGTTTCGAATACCGCAATGCCTTCTATCCCGATGTCGACGACACGGCGATGGTACTGATGGCGCTGCTTCGTTCGCTCCCAATCGATAGCGATGCAGAATGGACGGCGGAATTGCTGCTCGACACGACGCAGCCTGATGAAATTGCGGATCGATTGATCGTCTCCGCTCAGGATGTCCAGCCGCAGGAAGCGGCGCGAAACATTGATGCTGTCGTTCCGCGGCTCGCCGCGATGAAGCGGGGACTGCGCTGGCTATTGGCGATGCAGTCGAAAGATGGGGGTTGGGGTGCGTTCGACAGAGACAACGTTCGTCATTTATTCACAAAAGTTCCGTTCGCCGATCACAACGCGATGATCGACCCGAGTACTGCGGACCTGACTGGGCGACTTCTCGAAATGTTCGGAATGTTCGGCGTGCCGAAAGAGCATCCGGCGGTGCGACGTGCAATTCGTTTCGTACTCGATCAGCAGGAGCCGGACGGCTCATGGTTCGGTCGCTGGGGCGTCAACTACATTTATGGCACTTGGCAGGCGCTGGTGGGACTGCACGCGATCGGCTTCCAACCGGATCACCCGGCGATGCGCCGCGGCGCTCAGTGGTTGATCGACTACCAGCAGGCCGACGGCGGCTGGGGCGAAAGCGTGGCCAGCTACTCTGATAAAGAGTGGCGCGGTCGCGGAGTCACGACCGCTTCTCAAACGGCATGGGCCTTGATGGGTCTGATGGCCGCCGGGCAAAGTGATTCGATCGCTGTTCGTGACGGCATCAATTATTTAGTGGAGACGCAGAATGCCGAGGGCGTTTGGGATGAAGCGGAGTTCACCGGGACTGGATTTCCAAAAGTCTTCTATCTGAAATATCATTACTACCGAGCTTATTTCCCGTTGATGGCGCTCGGTCGATATCGGCGCCTGACCCGGCAGGAAGAGTTTAAGCCGACGTGTTGA
- a CDS encoding 2-phosphosulfolactate phosphatase, with protein MSEPLEVSVHLLPKLVEPKDLRGRTVIMIDVLRASTTICTALRNGAERVIACGSIEEAQQRAASLSPRPLLGGERGGVKIDGFDLGNSPLEYVREAVEGRTILFTTTNGTAALLHAKEASAILIGGCVNAKAVAVAAKSLGKPIAILCAGTNGHVTMEDTLAAGLLVAELAQTPEEELANDEAMMVLGLYVWVGKVNKEFAGSIEMSYGGRNLHAIGREEDIPIAAEIDSVPVVPRFDPNTSEIRVVE; from the coding sequence ATGTCCGAGCCGCTCGAAGTCTCCGTTCATTTGTTGCCCAAGCTCGTCGAGCCGAAGGACCTCCGCGGACGGACGGTGATCATGATCGACGTCCTCCGCGCTTCGACAACGATCTGCACCGCATTGAGAAACGGTGCCGAACGAGTAATTGCCTGCGGCTCCATCGAAGAAGCCCAACAGCGAGCGGCCTCGCTCTCACCGCGACCGCTTCTGGGCGGTGAGCGTGGCGGAGTGAAGATCGACGGCTTCGATCTCGGGAACTCGCCGCTGGAATACGTCCGCGAGGCCGTCGAAGGTCGCACGATTTTATTCACAACGACTAACGGCACGGCCGCGCTTCTGCATGCGAAAGAAGCGAGCGCGATTCTGATCGGCGGGTGTGTCAACGCGAAAGCAGTCGCCGTCGCGGCAAAATCGCTCGGAAAACCGATCGCCATTTTGTGTGCCGGCACAAACGGCCACGTCACGATGGAAGACACGCTGGCCGCGGGGCTGCTGGTCGCCGAACTCGCGCAGACACCGGAGGAAGAACTCGCCAATGACGAGGCGATGATGGTCCTCGGGCTCTATGTCTGGGTCGGGAAGGTCAACAAGGAGTTCGCCGGTTCGATCGAAATGAGCTATGGCGGCCGGAACCTGCACGCGATCGGCCGCGAGGAGGACATTCCGATCGCCGCGGAAATTGACAGCGTCCCGGTCGTCCCGCGGTTCGACCCGAACACGAGTGAAATTCGCGTTGTCGAGTAA
- the panB gene encoding 3-methyl-2-oxobutanoate hydroxymethyltransferase, producing MTVPKFREAKGRRKLAMLTAYDEPLARLFDSGGVDAILVGDTLGMVVQGKSTTLPVTLDEIIYHAEIVARATRRALVVADLPFMSYQVGPKDALRSAGRILKESGAAAVKLEGGREQSATIRAIADAGIPVMGHVGLRPQAVHALGGMSRIQRESTGLKRDALAAQEAGAFAVVLELIPQDLAAEITASLEIPTIGIGAGPECDGQVLVGPDMLGLTGFRPKFLKQYVDLATIVEDAAGRYVADVQSGNFPTDEHSHD from the coding sequence ATGACGGTTCCAAAATTCCGAGAAGCCAAAGGTCGGCGAAAACTCGCCATGCTGACGGCCTACGATGAACCACTGGCCCGTTTGTTCGATTCCGGCGGCGTCGACGCGATTCTCGTCGGCGACACGCTCGGGATGGTCGTGCAGGGCAAGTCGACGACACTGCCGGTTACATTGGATGAGATCATTTACCACGCAGAGATCGTGGCTCGGGCGACGCGTCGGGCCTTGGTTGTGGCCGACCTCCCATTCATGAGTTATCAGGTCGGCCCGAAAGACGCTCTGAGAAGCGCAGGACGTATCCTCAAGGAATCCGGCGCTGCCGCGGTCAAATTGGAGGGCGGACGCGAGCAGTCGGCAACGATCCGCGCGATTGCCGATGCAGGCATTCCTGTCATGGGGCACGTCGGGTTAAGGCCTCAAGCGGTGCACGCACTCGGCGGAATGAGCCGTATCCAACGCGAATCGACCGGCCTGAAACGCGATGCGCTCGCAGCACAAGAGGCGGGCGCGTTCGCCGTGGTCCTCGAATTGATCCCGCAAGACCTCGCCGCCGAAATCACCGCATCTCTCGAAATCCCGACGATCGGAATCGGCGCCGGTCCAGAGTGCGATGGCCAGGTACTTGTCGGCCCCGACATGTTGGGGCTCACCGGTTTTCGCCCGAAATTCCTAAAGCAGTATGTCGATCTCGCGACGATCGTCGAAGACGCGGCCGGCCGATACGTTGCCGATGTCCAAAGCGGTAATTTTCCGACCGACGAGCATTCCCACGATTAG
- a CDS encoding tetratricopeptide repeat protein: MSFRGLSSIVVLATLVAASTAVAQTLNSGGDRGRTQVRSPTQQISPGNYQQPPQQFAPSQPAPNQTRGYQYDGRNQSRGGYDYRQSGGYGYGRGRSYGNYGFGGGYGLQGGYGYRSYVGGFGGIGGFGGIGYYGPSSVSINVGPFSYYRGPVGGIGFGGIGYQPYIPQTINSQLGYGYQGVNPLGNPALQEAWAENDQRWNQPINPGDPAQLLDGIPDPPSTEAMKRSFRLEAQGDEYFRRQDYSEAYKKYRDAAAAAPGLGSPHFRLGFVLMQLSRFDRAGREFALGTKVDPTQVTIGTSLDELYGDNEIAKSVMKDRLTTWVTEDIRDPDRLFVLGVMMHFDGDDRAREPFEAAWRLSGGSKKLSAYLNPVKIEKADANDGLPRAADPNAGELGPQLPQEQGAPLPEDGGLPPLPAPVEPVEEISTPTI, encoded by the coding sequence ATGTCATTTCGCGGTTTGTCGTCCATCGTTGTTTTGGCAACGCTTGTCGCTGCATCGACCGCGGTCGCGCAGACGCTGAATTCAGGCGGGGACCGCGGACGTACACAAGTCCGCTCACCCACCCAACAGATCAGCCCGGGCAACTACCAGCAGCCACCGCAACAGTTCGCCCCCAGTCAACCGGCTCCGAATCAGACTCGCGGCTACCAATACGATGGCCGTAACCAATCCCGTGGTGGCTACGACTATCGCCAGAGCGGTGGATACGGTTATGGCCGAGGCAGGTCTTACGGGAATTACGGCTTCGGTGGCGGGTACGGACTTCAGGGCGGATATGGCTACCGTTCGTACGTCGGTGGATTTGGCGGCATCGGCGGATTCGGTGGCATCGGCTATTACGGACCGTCGTCCGTATCCATCAACGTCGGGCCATTCAGCTATTATCGCGGTCCCGTCGGCGGAATCGGATTCGGAGGGATCGGATACCAGCCTTACATACCGCAAACGATCAATTCGCAGCTCGGCTACGGATATCAAGGCGTCAATCCGCTTGGCAATCCGGCGTTGCAGGAAGCCTGGGCCGAAAACGATCAGCGGTGGAATCAGCCGATCAACCCCGGCGATCCTGCTCAACTGCTCGATGGAATCCCGGATCCTCCTTCGACCGAAGCGATGAAACGCTCGTTCCGCCTTGAGGCACAAGGGGACGAATATTTCCGGCGGCAGGACTACAGCGAAGCCTACAAAAAATATCGAGATGCGGCCGCAGCAGCACCGGGACTGGGCAGTCCGCACTTTCGGCTCGGATTTGTGCTGATGCAGTTGAGTCGATTCGATCGGGCCGGACGGGAGTTTGCCCTCGGCACGAAGGTTGATCCCACGCAAGTGACGATCGGCACCTCACTGGATGAGTTGTACGGCGATAACGAAATTGCAAAGTCGGTGATGAAGGATCGGCTCACCACATGGGTGACGGAAGACATTCGCGATCCGGACCGCCTGTTCGTGTTGGGTGTGATGATGCACTTCGATGGTGATGATCGTGCCCGCGAACCTTTCGAAGCAGCTTGGCGGCTTAGCGGTGGCAGTAAAAAACTGTCGGCGTACTTGAACCCCGTGAAAATCGAAAAGGCCGACGCCAACGATGGTCTGCCTCGAGCAGCTGATCCGAACGCTGGCGAACTCGGACCACAGTTACCGCAGGAGCAAGGCGCACCGTTACCGGAAGACGGTGGTCTCCCACCGCTGCCGGCACCGGTTGAACCGGTCGAAGAGATCAGTACTCCGACGATTTGA